From the Butyrivibrio fibrisolvens genome, one window contains:
- the rpsH gene encoding 30S ribosomal protein S8, whose product MAMNDPIADMLTRIRNANTAKHDTVDVPSSKMKLAIANILLEEGYIKKLDIVDNKGFKDLHITLKYGADRNDKVITGIKRISKPGLRVYAGKDELPRVLGGLGIAIISTNQGVVTDKKARELQVGGEVLAFIW is encoded by the coding sequence ATGGCAATGAATGATCCTATTGCAGATATGCTTACAAGAATTCGTAACGCTAACACTGCTAAACATGATACTGTAGATGTTCCTTCATCAAAGATGAAGCTTGCAATCGCAAACATTCTTCTTGAGGAAGGTTATATCAAGAAGCTTGACATCGTTGATAACAAGGGCTTCAAAGATCTTCACATCACACTTAAGTATGGTGCAGATCGTAACGATAAGGTTATCACAGGCATCAAGAGAATTTCCAAGCCTGGTCTTCGTGTATATGCTGGCAAGGATGAGCTTCCAAGAGTACTTGGTGGTCTCGGAATCGCTATCATTTCTACAAACCAGGGTGTTGTAACTGATAAGAAAGCAAGAGAGCTCCAGGTTGGTGGCGAAGTTCTTGCATTTATTTGGTAA
- a CDS encoding type Z 30S ribosomal protein S14: MAKLSMKRKQQMKPKFSTRAYTRCRICGRPHSVLRKYGICRICFRELAYKGEIPGVKKASW, translated from the coding sequence ATGGCTAAATTATCCATGAAAAGAAAACAGCAGATGAAACCTAAGTTCTCAACAAGAGCTTATACACGTTGCAGAATCTGCGGTCGTCCTCATTCAGTTCTTAGAAAATACGGAATTTGCAGAATCTGCTTCCGTGAACTTGCTTATAAGGGCGAAATCCCTGGCGTAAAGAAAGCCAGCTGGTAA
- the rplE gene encoding 50S ribosomal protein L5 produces MSRYKDLYKNEIVDAMTKKFGYKNVMEVPKLDKIVVNMAVGEAKENAKVLENAAGDMEIITGQKPVLTKAKKSIANFKIREGQAIGCKVTLRGEKMYDFLDRLVNLALPRVRDFRGINPDSFDGRGNYALGIREQLIFPEIEYDKVDKTRGMDIIFTTTAKTDEEARELLRLFNMPFAK; encoded by the coding sequence GTGAGCAGATATAAAGATTTATATAAAAACGAAATCGTTGACGCTATGACAAAGAAGTTCGGCTACAAGAACGTTATGGAAGTTCCGAAGCTTGACAAGATCGTTGTAAACATGGCAGTTGGCGAAGCTAAAGAAAATGCTAAGGTTCTTGAGAACGCAGCTGGCGACATGGAAATTATCACAGGTCAGAAGCCCGTTCTTACAAAGGCTAAGAAGTCAATCGCTAACTTTAAGATCAGAGAGGGCCAGGCTATCGGATGCAAGGTTACTCTTCGTGGCGAGAAGATGTATGATTTCCTGGATCGTCTCGTAAACCTGGCACTGCCTCGTGTACGTGACTTCCGCGGCATCAATCCTGATTCCTTTGACGGAAGAGGCAACTATGCTCTTGGTATTCGTGAACAGCTTATCTTCCCTGAAATCGAGTATGATAAGGTAGATAAGACAAGAGGAATGGACATTATCTTCACAACAACAGCAAAGACAGACGAAGAGGCTCGTGAGCTTCTCAGACTGTTCAACATGCCTTTCGCAAAGTAA
- the rplN gene encoding 50S ribosomal protein L14 has product MIQQESRLNVADNTGAKELLCIRVMGGSTRRYARIGDVIVASVKDATPGGVVKKGDVVKAVVVRTVKETRRKDGSYIKFDENAAVVINDDGNPKGTRIFGPVARELRDKKYMKILSLAPEVL; this is encoded by the coding sequence ATGATTCAACAGGAAAGCAGACTTAATGTCGCTGATAATACTGGTGCAAAAGAACTGCTTTGCATTCGTGTTATGGGCGGATCTACAAGAAGATATGCGAGAATCGGTGATGTAATCGTTGCTTCTGTTAAAGATGCAACACCCGGTGGTGTTGTAAAAAAGGGTGACGTTGTTAAAGCCGTTGTTGTTCGTACAGTAAAGGAGACACGTCGTAAAGATGGTTCCTACATCAAGTTCGATGAGAACGCTGCTGTAGTTATCAACGATGACGGTAATCCAAAAGGAACACGTATATTTGGACCAGTTGCAAGAGAGCTTCGTGATAAGAAATACATGAAGATACTGTCTCTGGCACCTGAAGTATTATAA
- the rpmJ gene encoding 50S ribosomal protein L36 → MKVRSSVKPMCEKCKVIKRKGVIRVICENPKHKQRQG, encoded by the coding sequence ATGAAAGTCAGATCTTCTGTTAAGCCTATGTGCGAGAAGTGCAAGGTCATTAAGAGAAAGGGTGTCATTCGTGTTATCTGCGAGAACCCTAAGCACAAGCAGAGACAGGGATAA
- the rplX gene encoding 50S ribosomal protein L24, whose translation MAASRIKKGDTVRVIAGSYEDKGHEGKVLSVDAKNHRVVVEGINKVKKHQKPSMQNQNGGIVEVEAPIDISNVMLVVDGKTTRVGIKVERDENGKVVKKTRVAKATGEEIDVIYPAQKKN comes from the coding sequence ATGGCAGCAAGTAGAATTAAAAAGGGAGATACAGTTCGTGTTATCGCTGGCTCCTATGAAGACAAGGGTCATGAAGGTAAGGTTCTGTCCGTTGATGCTAAAAATCACAGAGTAGTTGTAGAAGGTATCAACAAGGTTAAAAAGCACCAGAAGCCTTCTATGCAGAATCAGAACGGCGGAATCGTAGAAGTTGAAGCTCCTATCGATATCTCCAACGTTATGCTCGTAGTTGACGGTAAGACCACTCGTGTCGGCATCAAAGTCGAGAGAGATGAAAACGGCAAGGTCGTTAAGAAGACTCGTGTTGCAAAAGCAACTGGTGAAGAAATCGATGTGATCTATCCGGCACAGAAGAAGAACTAA
- the rplO gene encoding 50S ribosomal protein L15, which yields MELSNLRPAEGSVQSDNFRRGRGHASGNGKTAGKGHKGQKARSGAPRPGFEGGQMPLFRRLPKRGFKNINSKNFVAINVDRLEAFDNGAEVTVSALKEMGIIKKENDGVKILGGGELTKKLTVKVNAFSASAKEKIEALGGTAEVI from the coding sequence ATGGAATTATCAAATTTAAGACCAGCTGAAGGTTCAGTTCAGTCAGACAACTTCAGAAGAGGACGTGGACACGCTTCAGGAAACGGCAAGACTGCTGGTAAGGGTCACAAGGGTCAGAAGGCTCGTTCAGGAGCTCCAAGACCAGGATTTGAAGGTGGCCAGATGCCACTGTTCAGAAGACTTCCTAAGAGAGGCTTCAAGAACATCAATTCTAAGAATTTTGTAGCTATCAATGTTGACAGACTGGAAGCATTTGATAACGGAGCTGAAGTTACTGTCAGCGCACTTAAGGAAATGGGCATCATCAAGAAGGAAAATGATGGTGTTAAGATTCTTGGTGGCGGAGAATTAACTAAGAAGCTTACGGTTAAAGTAAATGCATTCAGTGCATCTGCAAAAGAAAAGATCGAGGCTCTTGGTGGAACAGCTGAGGTGATCTGA
- the rpsD gene encoding 30S ribosomal protein S4: MAVNRTPILKRCRSLDLDPTFLGYDKKSKRNPQRSGRKISEYGLQLREKQKAKFIYGVLEKPFRNYYEKAEQMRGQSGENLMVLLERRLDNVIFRLGFARTRREARQVVLHKFVLVNGKVVNVPSYQIKAGDTVEIKESAKNMQRFKDIAEIAGARLVPSWIDADKENWKGTISQLPARDMIDVPVDEMLIVELYSK; encoded by the coding sequence ATGGCAGTAAACAGAACACCGATACTTAAAAGATGCAGATCTCTTGACCTTGATCCTACATTCCTTGGATATGACAAGAAGTCAAAGAGAAACCCACAGAGATCAGGCCGTAAGATTTCAGAATATGGTCTTCAGCTCCGTGAGAAACAGAAAGCAAAATTCATTTATGGAGTACTTGAGAAGCCTTTCAGAAATTACTATGAGAAGGCTGAGCAGATGAGAGGACAGTCCGGTGAGAACCTTATGGTTCTTCTGGAGAGAAGACTCGACAACGTAATCTTCCGTCTTGGTTTCGCTAGAACAAGAAGAGAAGCACGTCAGGTAGTTCTTCATAAGTTCGTACTTGTTAACGGTAAGGTTGTAAATGTTCCTTCTTACCAGATCAAGGCTGGTGATACAGTTGAAATCAAAGAGTCTGCTAAGAACATGCAGAGATTCAAGGATATCGCTGAAATCGCTGGTGCTAGACTCGTTCCTTCATGGATCGATGCTGACAAGGAGAATTGGAAGGGTACTATTTCACAGCTTCCAGCAAGAGACATGATTGATGTTCCTGTTGACGAAATGCTTATCGTCGAGCTGTATTCCAAGTAA
- the rplR gene encoding 50S ribosomal protein L18 — protein sequence MVRKESRQEIREKKHLKERKRYSGTAERPRLAVFRSNKNIYAQVIDDVAQKTLVSASTLEKDIKAELKNTDDVDAAAYVGDVVAKRALEKGIKAVVFDRAGYIYHGKVEALADAARKAGLEF from the coding sequence ATGGTTAGAAAAGAATCCAGACAGGAAATTCGTGAAAAGAAGCACCTGAAGGAACGTAAACGCTACAGCGGCACTGCTGAGAGACCAAGACTTGCAGTGTTCAGAAGCAACAAGAACATCTACGCTCAGGTTATCGATGACGTAGCTCAGAAGACTCTTGTTTCTGCTTCTACTCTTGAGAAAGACATCAAAGCTGAGCTCAAGAACACCGATGATGTTGATGCAGCTGCATATGTTGGAGATGTAGTAGCTAAGAGAGCCCTTGAAAAGGGTATCAAGGCTGTTGTTTTCGACAGAGCAGGTTACATTTATCACGGTAAGGTTGAAGCCCTTGCTGATGCTGCCAGAAAAGCTGGCTTAGAATTCTAA
- the rplP gene encoding 50S ribosomal protein L16, protein MLMPKRVKHRKQFRGSMAHKATRGTTISYGEFGIVALDPCWIRSNQIEAARVAMTRFTKRGGQVWIKIFPDKPVTAKPAETRMGSGKGTVEYWVSVVKPGRVMFEIGGVSEDDAREALRLAMHKLPCRCKIVSKADLEGGVSDEN, encoded by the coding sequence ATGTTAATGCCAAAGAGAGTTAAACACCGTAAACAGTTCCGTGGTTCTATGGCTCACAAAGCTACTCGCGGTACAACTATCTCTTACGGTGAGTTCGGAATAGTTGCCCTTGATCCTTGCTGGATCAGATCCAACCAGATTGAGGCTGCCCGTGTAGCTATGACACGTTTCACAAAGCGTGGTGGACAGGTTTGGATCAAAATTTTCCCGGATAAGCCTGTTACAGCAAAACCTGCTGAAACTCGAATGGGTTCCGGAAAAGGTACTGTAGAGTACTGGGTATCTGTAGTAAAGCCAGGTCGCGTAATGTTCGAGATCGGCGGTGTATCTGAAGATGATGCCAGAGAAGCACTTCGTCTTGCTATGCACAAGCTTCCTTGCCGCTGCAAGATCGTTTCCAAGGCTGATTTGGAAGGTGGTGTATCTGATGAAAACTAA
- the map gene encoding type I methionyl aminopeptidase — MQIYIKTPDQIDLMRQSGHLLAQVHAELHQALRPGMSTLEIDTLGEELIRKMGGIPNCKNYEGFPASICISVNEEVVHGIPSADRILQEGDIVTFDTGLIYKGWHSDAARTWGVGEISPEKRKLIEVTKQSFFEGIAKARAGNRLYEISKAIDQYVTQYGYGIVHELTGHGIGQSLHEEPNVPNYRQIRRGIKLQKGMTICVEPMITMGKRHVGWLDDDWTVVTVDGSPAAHYENTIVITDDEPEILTMLEGEE; from the coding sequence ATGCAGATCTATATCAAAACACCGGATCAGATTGATCTTATGAGACAATCAGGGCACCTCTTAGCGCAGGTGCATGCAGAATTACATCAGGCATTACGCCCGGGTATGTCAACTCTCGAGATTGATACTTTAGGAGAAGAACTGATCAGAAAAATGGGTGGTATCCCGAACTGTAAGAATTACGAAGGCTTTCCGGCTTCCATATGTATCTCTGTTAATGAAGAGGTAGTTCATGGAATACCGAGTGCTGACAGAATACTTCAGGAAGGTGATATCGTAACATTTGATACCGGCCTTATTTACAAAGGATGGCATTCTGATGCTGCCAGAACCTGGGGGGTTGGCGAGATCAGTCCTGAGAAAAGAAAGCTTATCGAAGTTACAAAGCAGAGCTTTTTTGAGGGAATTGCGAAGGCACGAGCAGGTAACAGACTTTATGAGATATCCAAAGCCATTGATCAATATGTTACACAATATGGATATGGAATAGTACATGAATTGACAGGCCACGGAATAGGTCAAAGTCTACATGAAGAGCCCAATGTCCCTAACTACAGACAGATTCGAAGAGGAATAAAACTTCAAAAAGGCATGACGATATGTGTAGAACCCATGATCACAATGGGAAAAAGACATGTTGGATGGCTTGATGATGACTGGACAGTAGTGACAGTAGACGGATCACCGGCAGCGCATTATGAAAATACTATCGTGATAACTGACGATGAACCCGAAATCCTGACAATGCTTGAAGGTGAGGAATAA
- a CDS encoding adenylate kinase: MKIIMLGAPGAGKGTQAQMICDKYNIPHISTGDLFRSNIKNGTELGKKAKEYMDKGQLVPDELTVELLLDRVAKEDCKDGYVLDGFPRTIPQADVLDKELTKLSDKIDFAINVEVPDENIVRRMSGRRACLKCGATYHIEHIPPKQEGICDRCGSELVQRDDDKPETVQNRLSVYHEQTQPLITYYNGKNILKTVDGTKDMNDVFEDIVKILG; this comes from the coding sequence ATGAAGATTATAATGCTGGGAGCACCTGGTGCCGGTAAAGGTACACAGGCACAGATGATATGTGACAAGTACAATATTCCGCACATTTCAACAGGAGATCTTTTCAGATCGAATATAAAAAACGGAACAGAACTTGGCAAAAAAGCTAAGGAGTACATGGATAAGGGACAGCTTGTTCCTGATGAACTGACTGTTGAACTTCTTCTTGACAGAGTAGCTAAGGAAGATTGTAAAGATGGTTATGTTCTTGACGGATTCCCAAGAACTATCCCTCAGGCAGATGTACTTGACAAAGAGCTTACAAAGCTTTCTGACAAGATAGATTTTGCAATAAATGTAGAAGTTCCTGATGAAAATATTGTTCGCAGAATGTCAGGAAGACGTGCTTGTCTTAAGTGCGGAGCTACTTATCATATCGAGCATATCCCTCCGAAGCAGGAAGGCATATGTGACCGCTGTGGTAGTGAGCTTGTACAAAGAGATGATGATAAACCGGAAACAGTTCAGAATCGTCTCAGTGTTTATCATGAACAGACACAGCCTCTTATAACATATTATAATGGCAAAAACATCCTTAAAACTGTCGATGGAACCAAAGATATGAATGATGTCTTTGAAGATATTGTTAAGATCCTTGGATAA
- the rpsM gene encoding 30S ribosomal protein S13, producing MARIAGVDLPRDKRVEIGLTYIYGIGRTSSNKIIAAAGVNPDTRCRDLTDDEVKKLSEIITNDYLVEGDLRREVAMNIKRLTEIGCYRGTRHRKGLPCRGQRTKTNARTRKGPKRTIANKKK from the coding sequence ATGGCTCGTATTGCAGGTGTTGATTTACCTAGAGACAAGCGCGTAGAAATCGGCTTGACTTACATTTATGGAATCGGAAGAACAAGTTCCAATAAGATTATTGCAGCTGCTGGTGTTAATCCAGATACTCGTTGCCGTGATCTTACAGATGACGAAGTAAAGAAGCTTAGTGAGATTATCACTAACGATTACCTTGTAGAAGGTGATCTTCGTCGTGAAGTAGCAATGAATATCAAGAGACTGACTGAGATCGGATGCTATCGCGGTACTCGTCACAGAAAGGGTCTTCCTTGCCGTGGTCAGAGAACAAAGACTAATGCTAGAACACGTAAGGGACCTAAGAGAACTATTGCTAACAAGAAGAAGTAA
- the rpsQ gene encoding 30S ribosomal protein S17 has product MERNLRKTRVGKVTSDKMDKTITVSIEDHVKHPLYKKIVKKTYKLKAHDENNECHVGDTVKVMETRPLSKDKRWRLVSIIERAK; this is encoded by the coding sequence GTGGAAAGAAATCTTAGAAAAACACGTGTTGGTAAGGTTACAAGTGATAAGATGGACAAGACCATCACTGTTTCCATTGAAGACCATGTAAAACATCCTCTTTACAAGAAGATCGTTAAGAAAACATATAAGCTTAAGGCACATGATGAGAACAATGAGTGTCATGTTGGCGATACAGTAAAGGTCATGGAGACAAGACCACTTTCAAAAGATAAGAGATGGAGACTTGTTTCTATTATTGAGCGCGCAAAGTAA
- the rpmD gene encoding 50S ribosomal protein L30 codes for MAAEKKLKITLIKSTIGAVPKQVATVKSMGFKKLNSSVVLPDNSATRGQIQQIRHLVKVEEM; via the coding sequence ATGGCAGCAGAAAAGAAACTCAAGATCACATTGATTAAATCCACTATCGGTGCTGTGCCTAAGCAGGTAGCAACCGTTAAATCAATGGGATTTAAGAAACTTAACAGCAGTGTTGTTCTTCCGGATAACTCCGCTACAAGAGGACAGATCCAGCAGATCAGACACCTTGTTAAAGTTGAAGAAATGTAA
- the rpsC gene encoding 30S ribosomal protein S3 — protein sequence MGQKVNPHGMRVGVIADWDSRWYAEEGAFADNLVEDYKIRKYLKKKLYAAGVSKIEIERASDRVKVIVFTAKPGVVIGKGGNEIEITKKELQKLTDKKVMVDIKEIKRPDRDAQLVAENIASQLENRVSFRRAMKSSMSRSMKAGVLGIKACCGGRLGGADIARKEFYSEGTIPLQTLRADIDYGFAEADTTYGKVGVKVWIYKGEVLPKKGPKADADKEGSDK from the coding sequence ATGGGACAGAAAGTTAATCCGCATGGCATGAGAGTAGGCGTTATAGCTGACTGGGATTCCAGATGGTACGCTGAAGAGGGTGCATTTGCTGATAATCTTGTTGAAGATTACAAGATCAGAAAGTACCTTAAGAAAAAGTTATATGCTGCAGGTGTTTCCAAGATCGAGATCGAGAGAGCATCTGACAGAGTTAAGGTTATCGTTTTCACAGCTAAGCCCGGCGTTGTAATCGGTAAGGGCGGTAACGAAATCGAGATCACAAAGAAAGAGCTTCAGAAGCTTACAGATAAAAAGGTCATGGTTGATATTAAAGAGATCAAGAGACCTGACCGCGATGCTCAGCTTGTTGCAGAAAACATTGCAAGCCAGCTTGAGAACCGTGTATCCTTCAGAAGAGCTATGAAGTCTTCAATGTCAAGATCCATGAAGGCAGGAGTTCTTGGTATCAAGGCTTGCTGCGGTGGACGTCTTGGTGGTGCTGATATTGCTCGTAAAGAGTTCTACAGCGAAGGAACAATTCCGCTTCAGACACTTAGAGCTGATATTGATTATGGTTTTGCAGAAGCAGATACAACCTATGGTAAGGTTGGTGTCAAGGTTTGGATCTATAAGGGAGAAGTTCTTCCTAAGAAAGGACCTAAGGCTGATGCTGACAAGGAAGGGAGCGATAAATAA
- the secY gene encoding preprotein translocase subunit SecY produces MLTTLKNAFKIREIRSKIIFTLLMLAVIRLGTLITVPGIYGDQFSAWFKNLTAGGTFGFMDRFTGGSFEQMSILALNITPYITSSIIIQLLTIAIPKLEEWQHDGEEGRKKLTNMTRYITIALALVESIAMAVGFYRNGLLIKSQNWVYCVEIVAALTAGSAFLMWIGERITDYGVGNGISIVLTINIVSRMPQDLKTLYTQFLENHSVVQKVVYGLIILTIIVAMVVLVVLLNDAERKIPVQYAKKLQGRRLVGSSGAEIPLKVNTAGVMPIIFAMSLFQFPIIVSQLLGYKGTGIWSEVLKYLNEGNWFQTSQWKYSIGLVVYILLMIFFAYFYTDITFNPLEIADNLKKQGGFIPGIRPGKPTSDYLQTMLKYIVLIGVCGLIIIAVLPIVFNGLFNANVSFGGTSLIIVVSVILETVKQIESQMLVRNYKGFLDD; encoded by the coding sequence ATGCTAACAACCCTAAAGAATGCATTCAAAATCAGAGAAATCAGAAGCAAGATAATATTTACACTTCTGATGCTTGCAGTAATCAGACTTGGTACTTTAATAACTGTTCCCGGAATATACGGTGATCAGTTTTCAGCCTGGTTCAAAAATCTTACAGCAGGTGGAACTTTTGGTTTCATGGATCGTTTTACAGGTGGTTCATTCGAACAGATGTCAATTCTGGCTCTGAATATTACACCTTATATTACATCCTCTATCATTATACAGCTGCTGACTATTGCTATTCCGAAGTTAGAAGAATGGCAGCATGATGGCGAGGAAGGACGTAAGAAACTTACTAACATGACTCGTTACATCACAATAGCACTTGCGCTCGTAGAATCAATTGCTATGGCAGTAGGTTTCTATCGCAATGGTCTTCTTATCAAATCTCAGAACTGGGTATATTGTGTAGAAATCGTTGCAGCGCTTACTGCAGGTAGTGCATTCCTTATGTGGATTGGTGAAAGAATTACGGATTATGGTGTAGGTAATGGTATTTCCATTGTCCTTACAATCAACATTGTCTCCAGAATGCCGCAGGATTTAAAGACTCTTTATACGCAGTTCCTTGAGAATCACTCAGTGGTTCAGAAGGTTGTTTATGGTCTTATCATTCTTACTATCATTGTTGCAATGGTAGTACTGGTAGTCCTGCTCAATGATGCAGAGCGTAAGATTCCGGTTCAGTATGCTAAGAAATTACAGGGCAGACGCCTTGTAGGTTCAAGTGGAGCTGAGATTCCACTCAAGGTTAATACTGCCGGCGTTATGCCTATCATTTTTGCAATGTCACTTTTCCAGTTCCCGATCATAGTTTCTCAGCTTCTGGGATACAAGGGAACAGGAATTTGGAGCGAGGTTCTCAAATATCTTAATGAAGGTAACTGGTTCCAGACTTCTCAGTGGAAATACAGCATAGGTCTTGTCGTATATATACTTCTGATGATATTCTTTGCTTATTTCTATACAGACATTACATTTAATCCGCTTGAGATAGCAGATAATCTTAAGAAGCAGGGTGGTTTTATACCTGGTATCAGACCTGGTAAGCCAACCAGCGATTATCTGCAGACCATGCTTAAATACATCGTTCTTATAGGTGTATGTGGCCTGATAATCATTGCGGTCCTTCCAATCGTATTTAACGGACTTTTTAATGCAAATGTATCATTTGGTGGCACTTCTCTTATCATCGTTGTAAGTGTTATACTTGAAACAGTTAAACAGATTGAGTCACAGATGCTTGTTCGTAATTACAAAGGCTTTTTAGACGATTGA
- the rplF gene encoding 50S ribosomal protein L6, with product MSRIGKMPIAIPDGVTISVAENNKVTVKGPKGELTRDFPQELSIEQKDGEIVISRPDDQKRTKALHGLTRALLNNMVTGVKDGFEKKLEVAGVGYRAAKKGKTLTLTLGYSHPVELEDPEGVESTVEGQIITVKGIDKEKVGQYAAIIREKRAPEPYKGKGIKYVDEVIRRKVGKTGKK from the coding sequence ATGTCACGAATCGGTAAAATGCCAATCGCAATCCCTGATGGAGTTACTATCAGCGTTGCAGAAAATAACAAGGTGACTGTAAAAGGTCCTAAGGGAGAACTTACAAGAGACTTCCCTCAGGAACTTTCAATCGAGCAGAAAGACGGCGAGATTGTTATATCAAGACCAGATGATCAGAAGAGAACAAAGGCTCTCCACGGCCTTACAAGAGCTCTCCTGAACAACATGGTAACAGGTGTTAAAGACGGATTTGAGAAAAAGCTTGAAGTTGCAGGTGTTGGTTACAGAGCTGCAAAGAAAGGCAAAACTCTCACACTTACTCTTGGATATTCTCACCCGGTAGAACTTGAAGATCCTGAAGGTGTTGAATCTACTGTTGAAGGTCAGATCATCACAGTTAAGGGTATCGACAAGGAAAAGGTTGGCCAGTACGCAGCAATCATCCGCGAGAAGAGAGCTCCTGAACCATATAAGGGCAAGGGAATCAAGTACGTTGATGAAGTAATCAGACGTAAAGTCGGTAAGACCGGTAAGAAGTAA
- the infA gene encoding translation initiation factor IF-1: MSKADVIEIEGKVIEKLPNTMFRVELENGHVVLAHISGKLRQNFIRILPGDKVTMELSPYDLTKGRIIWRDK; this comes from the coding sequence ATGTCTAAGGCAGATGTAATTGAAATCGAAGGAAAAGTAATAGAAAAACTTCCTAACACAATGTTCCGTGTAGAACTTGAAAACGGACATGTAGTTCTGGCTCATATCAGCGGCAAGCTCAGACAGAACTTTATAAGAATCCTTCCCGGAGATAAGGTTACTATGGAACTTTCACCATATGATCTTACAAAGGGTAGAATAATTTGGAGAGACAAATAA
- the rpsK gene encoding 30S ribosomal protein S11 produces MANQKASASKKRVKKNVEHGQAHIQASFNNTIVTLTDAAGNALSWASAGGLGFKGSRKSTPYAAQVAAETATKAALIHGLKTVDVFVKGPGSGREAAIRALAANGLTVTSITDVTPVPHNGCRPPKRRRV; encoded by the coding sequence ATGGCAAATCAGAAAGCTAGCGCTTCAAAGAAGCGTGTTAAGAAAAACGTTGAACACGGTCAGGCACACATCCAGGCATCTTTCAACAACACTATCGTTACACTGACAGATGCAGCTGGAAACGCTCTTAGCTGGGCAAGTGCAGGCGGACTTGGATTTAAGGGTTCAAGGAAATCTACTCCTTATGCTGCACAGGTAGCTGCTGAAACAGCTACAAAGGCTGCTCTTATACATGGTCTTAAGACAGTTGATGTGTTCGTAAAGGGACCGGGTTCAGGAAGAGAAGCTGCTATCAGAGCACTCGCAGCTAATGGACTCACAGTTACAAGCATCACAGATGTAACTCCAGTTCCTCACAACGGATGCCGTCCACCTAAGAGACGTAGAGTATAA
- the rpmC gene encoding 50S ribosomal protein L29 produces MKTNTYVEELNKKDAKALNEELVSAKKELFNLRFQKATNQLDNTARINTVRKNIARIQTVITQKSKVAE; encoded by the coding sequence ATGAAAACTAATACATATGTTGAAGAGCTTAATAAGAAGGATGCAAAGGCTCTTAATGAAGAGCTTGTTTCTGCAAAGAAGGAACTTTTCAATTTAAGATTCCAGAAGGCTACTAACCAGCTGGACAATACTGCTAGAATCAACACTGTTCGTAAGAATATTGCTAGAATCCAGACAGTTATCACACAGAAGTCTAAAGTAGCTGAATAA
- the rpsE gene encoding 30S ribosomal protein S5 produces MKRTVVDASQLELTDKVVTIKRVTKVVKGGRNMKFTALVVVGDGNGHVGCGLGKATEIPDAIRKGKEAATKSLVTVALDENNSITHDFVGKFGSAEVLLKKSPEGTGIIAGGPARSVCELAGIKNIRTKSLGSNNKQNVVFATINGLSKLKTPEEVAKMRGKSVEEVKA; encoded by the coding sequence ATGAAACGTACAGTCGTTGATGCAAGTCAGCTTGAGTTAACAGATAAAGTCGTTACCATTAAAAGGGTTACCAAGGTAGTTAAGGGTGGCCGTAACATGAAGTTTACAGCTCTCGTAGTTGTAGGTGATGGTAATGGACACGTAGGTTGTGGTCTTGGTAAGGCTACAGAAATTCCGGATGCTATTCGTAAGGGTAAGGAAGCTGCAACAAAGTCACTTGTTACAGTTGCTCTTGATGAGAATAACTCCATTACACATGATTTCGTTGGTAAGTTCGGAAGCGCTGAAGTTCTTCTTAAGAAGAGCCCAGAAGGTACAGGTATCATCGCAGGTGGTCCTGCACGTTCCGTATGTGAACTTGCTGGTATCAAGAACATTCGTACAAAGTCTCTTGGTTCCAACAACAAGCAGAACGTTGTATTCGCTACAATCAACGGCCTCAGCAAGCTTAAGACTCCTGAGGAAGTTGCAAAGATGCGTGGCAAGTCTGTAGAAGAAGTTAAAGCTTAA